The Arachis ipaensis cultivar K30076 chromosome B10, Araip1.1, whole genome shotgun sequence DNA window GGTTTCACCCAATTTTTTATGGCTGCCTGATAACATATAAGAATAAGAAAGTAGAACATAGAAAAAGAAAGATGTAACAAATGGAATTGAAGTTTTTACTTCCAAAAAATTGGTCTATGTGCGATAAAATAGTTtaacattaattttttatttttattcgtgaataaatttattaagattaaatttttattaataaaaatgattCCATATAAGCCTAATGCATAATGGCATGACTCAATTCGACAATTCCGTAGTCCATAGGTGCAAGTCTCGAAAGAACAATCAATTATTCTAAGATTTCTAACACTTTTGTTCTCGAAATTCAGAGCAATATAATTAAAAAAGCCAACACATTTTAATTATAAAGAATAAGTAAAAATTGTACAAATAAAATCAGCTGTAAAATCTTAtatacataatcaacagctaCAAGTCTACAACCACAGATATATGTACATACatacattaattaattaaaacagaaaataattaattaaaacaaaaaaaagtaataatataCAAATAACACTATTCtatatcaaaaagaaaaaaacacaagAATAGAGCATCTTGAAAATCATCATTGTAATCGTGGTTGTCGTCAATTTCCGGTGTTACTTGTCGGAAGAGTAGCCACTAGAAACCGATGGGATTGTGGATGTAGAGCTAAGAGGACGATCAGAAGTAGAAAATTTGTAGTAGCTGCCTTCTCCGTCCTCTTTCTGCTTCTTGTGGCGACCGGAGTAGGACAGCGCCACTATGCTCTTGAATATTCTAATCTTGACTCGGCCCCTTCTCGGCGGCAACATCTGTGTGTCTCTGGCGGTGGTGGTTATTCATTTGGCATCTGCATCGGCCATTGAAGCGAAAAACAGAGGAATTGAAATGGTGCTTGGAGAAGGTGGAATTTCAGAAAGACAAAAGGTACAAGAATGAAGAGCGAAAAGAGAAACAAGTCTTTTGTTTTGGTTGTGAATTGTGAATTGTAATGAAAGTAAAGCGTGAATTCGAGTTATAGCTGTGTTATAAAGGTTTCAGAGAGTAACTATAGCAGCTTTGCTGTTAAAgtttctccatttttacatgtttCATTGTAGGgtctttaattaatttattttttttaatagattctaaaaatatataaaaaattacaaCTTAAGATTTTGGAAATCGAACAAGTATTTAAAACCTTATAATGCTAGACTTATATTATTAATCAATCATCTTAAACATGCACAAAAATAAATCATTAAATTGCATATTGAAATATGTATTTgatcttttataaaaaaaattattaaaaataaattttattattcagTTATTAcagatttaattattttgttatggcagatttaattattctgaaattggattatttaattaaaaatatacaaaataatataattatttatacaaATTACatactaattaattttattaattttttaatgtataaataactcaaaaaattaaaatatattttatttattatttttattagcagATCATGTTTTAATGAGTATTGTactctattttttgaatttgaattctttaaattttgaacttttattttagagagtaaagtgtgatttctCACCCTTGAATAGTTTTTCTatcatattttctcttgatctcaCGTATAAAATAAATCGTAAGAAATAACACTCTatcttctaaaataaaattcaaaatttagaggatccaaatttttactttttacataAGCATTCGTCTAAGAGAATAgactaatagaaaaataaaaatataaacattACAATTTTCTAAAAACTTAATTTTCCTTTAGAAATTTAAtactttatttcaaaaattttcataaacttattttatgttttctctaaattttatatgtttcttatatatttttttcaaaaatatacttACCTTATTACTTTTGTTTTTTCAATATATTCACAATTATATTTGATTTTCATAAACTATAAAAGGGTTCTATCTCATATTctcatataaatataaaaattgtgtTTCAATAAATGAAATCCATAAAAGCTATATAAAAAGATACCAAACAAAAAAATGTTATCTTGGAATAATATTTAAATATGATAATGCAAGACAATAATAaagtaattttatttaatttaatatttaatgttatttatttattctaacagtaactacaataattaaaaatataaaattaaataattttacttactttttcttagttttttaaaattttgttgaaaTATTTAAAGAAAACACATAATAGAATTCAAAAAgggaaaattttttaaattatttagaatacaaatataaattttaaattattttttcaataaatacacaacaaaaaataaaaaaaattcaatttttaaattgttaaaaaatatatttaattaatatctAAAAAAAAACAATATCATCAAATAATACTTTAATATTACCAACTTTATACTACTCTCCAAAATACCAAAATCCCATAATACAAGAGGGGCAAAATATGAAAGTGAGTTTTATGGTGCCTTTTACTATGGTACTTAAATTGCTTAACTTGCTTTTAAaggtaaaaaataaaatgtttaaaacaaaaagtaaaatatttaaaaCTTATTAAATATTATCTATTTGTATTTTTTGGTAAATTAGACAAAATCTTAAAGGCACCATAGCATTCACCAATATTAAAATACCCACGGTGGCACATTTTACAAGAAAGGTTTCATAGTATTTTTTGGTGTATAATTTTCTTTTTACAAGACATTAGAGCACCTCCAATGGTGAGTTCCTCTTTGACTTTTTTCTAACATATAGGAACTCTAACCATTGGAGGAGAGAAGGAGTGAGTTCCCGCACAAGGATCAAGGTAAGGGAGTCCCTCTAAGCAGGGACTCaaattaaccaataataacttgccatttggcaacttattataaaaaaataataatataaaatctgaAATTACAGTGTACTATTATAGAGTTCAGGTAATACCCCTCAGCTACCACTGCTCCATTTTCTCCTTTCGGCATAAACTGAATCGATCGCTtaaagcaatccaacaaaacccgattctttgacaaccaatcaaaccccaaaatcatctccaacccAACCATTGACAAgcaaatcaaatcatgcacaaaatCTTTGCCCTCAAGCTTAAAACCTACTTGCCTACAATCTGACCTAGCCACAACCTTTTgatgcggagtatgtacatgcaAATCAAATGCTAATTCTGACACTTTCAATCCTAGTTTTTCAACTTTGTTAAATGCAATAAACGAAAGCAAAGCTCCAGTATCATACAATGCAACTGATGTTTTATCACCAATTAAGcatatacctctcatcaacggATCCACGTTAGCAGCATCATTGGCATTCACAGCAAACACCCGACCTTGTTGGTTCTGGCCCACATTCTGAGTCTTCCTCCCACGAGTGCAATCTCTCGCAATGTGTCCAGGCAATCCACAGTTGAAGCAACCACCTATACCAATCTTGCAAGAGTCATTCGGATGAAAACGCCCACAACAATCACAAGTTAAATTCGGGAAAGTCTTACTCTGATTACTTCTCCCTCTCGCCTGGTGGTACTGATCAAAAGTGGGTCTCCTAACATTGCCTTGACCTTGAGGGGCATGTCCTCCCCTCTTGAAGTTCTGACCCCTCGACTGAAAGTACTTGCCACATCCACGGTTAGTATTTCCTCCACGAGTATCCCTTGACGAGGCTACCATCTTTGCACACTCCTCAATAACCCTTGCCTTGTTCACAAGCTCGGAGAAGATCAGAATCTCCAAAGGAGCCACAACAGTCATAATGTTATCCTTTAAGTCCCTTTgatacttaatgcacttccaaCTTTCATAGGTCTCCGGGGCACCCTGACATACCCTAGAGAACCTACAAAGCTCCTCAAACTGACTAGTGTAATCCGCCACAGACAAAGAGCCATTGCCGCCATAaactcggcatggttatcggcCGGTTGCTCATTTCCAGTCTCTCTTCGTGAATGCGTATGACCTCGTCCgcgagtggccattagggttcctgtctacaccaaacaatcgatatcaaggtgatcagtctcaatatcaaaagtctagtgcttcaattatcccaaaaaggcactcacaaacaagcatgcgaTGCAATATCAATGAGATAACCTAAATAGTATCaaagtgatcagtctcaatacctCATGCTtggtgcttcaattatccccaaaaaggcgctcacaaacaagcatgctatgaaatatcaagtagataacctaaatagcatgaaagaaaaatgacccagagcGTGCAACGAaacacaatcggtccatccctcaggctcacgaggacaaaccgctctgataccactaaatgtaacaacctaattaccctaagccttatctcgcgtcgtaaagcaaatgtTATTCAAAGGTTATGACAGTTCTAacgctcatacatataatatagaaagaattaatatattctagaagtccGATGAAGAATTAAGTTCAAAAACAAAGTTCAAAAAGTGCAAAACGTACTCACGAGGCTACACTAAACGAAGCACAAAATATACGTACGGATATCAAGGTATATGTAAATAGATGTATCAAAAGATAATACTATAGAGATCTAGCCACCGCTCGCGTAGTTTAAGTCGGCTAGTTACATACAGCCATACATAGTTTAGATagataaaacagcttatacaaacttcctctcaaagtaagcctctaggcaaaataaatacaaaagtaagagatcttaaacaaaataatcaaaaagaCTTCAAACAAGATAGcaatcctccgctctgtcaccaccaAGCAACTCACccaggtgggttacgacctgcatctgaaaaacaacaacagaatatggtatgagaactggaggttctcagtatggtaacagtgcccagtgatataAAATATAAGACTAtgggacgccagaggcaatcctagaactttatatccatcacaagattcaaattaaagcataactaaaacatGAAAACACCACTTAAAACCATAATAATaaaggggtaatctaacttagtggaTTTCTAAACTAACAACTCTCCACTGTCCCAcaaccttcaccaacctatcctctatGCGATCTCATTGCCACCGCCTtttgaacctcctcaatcccagtagaatacacaattaatggaatgcaagtaaagcacaagtataagcatatatgtcaagtaattcaaataggaaattaggcatgttatacaattaggcaagcaatacaagtcggcaaagcaagcaaacagataaaagatgcacatgatgaattcCTGTCCTATTtggttgtgatatcacattgtcggttcaactgccaacccgacacatctccatggagatgtcgcccttcggtctCATAATGGGAACCCTAAGATATTGTTCCCAGATCACGGTCCAGGATGTCAGTGCCTGCACACTATAGTGATTCCAAAGGGATGCAagtgggatactcttgccacagacctcacatctcagcgTAAGTGGGATAAACATACCGTCCTTACGCCGCCACCgcgacctcgacaggcgggattaacctacCCTCCCTGCCAGGTAGGGGTGCACAAGACCCGGTCTGGCTCGAAGACTCGGACCGGACCGGATGACTTCGGGGCTAATTTGGCCCGACTTCGTTATGGTCCGGTCAGACCCGAGGTTTTAATAGATGGCCCCGGTTATTTATTAAATCGGGTTCGGGCCAAGCCTCGGGTCACCCGGCCCCGGCCCGTTGGACCCGTGTAGTTGTTTGCTActtaatattttgttgttataGGTTGATATGacactataaattattattattattattatgttaatcttgtgttggttg harbors:
- the LOC107620125 gene encoding uncharacterized protein LOC107620125; this encodes MTVVAPLEILIFSELVNKARVIEECAKMVASSRDTRGGNTNRGCGKYFQSRGQNFKRGGHAPQGQGNVRRPTFDQYHQARGRSNQSKTFPNLTCDCCGRFHPNDSCKIGIGGCFNCGLPGHIARDCTRGRKTQNVGQNQQGRVFAVNANDAANVDPLMRGICLIGDKTSVALYDTGALLSFIAFNKVEKLGLKVSELAFDLHVHTPHQKVVARMKGRSFSNFEEISLNVVPEVALKPDSSP